The Pandoraea apista genomic interval GAATGCTCAGATACTCGTCGGTACGCGCGTAGCGCTCGTCATGAGAGAGATAGTCGCCGTCGCGTTGCTGTTCGGCGTCGGAGCCGCCCGAGATGAAATGAACGCCGAGACGGCCGCCGCTGAACTGGTCGAGCGTGGCGATCTGACGCGCGGCCAGCGTCGGTGCAACGAAGCCCGGACGATGCGCGAGCATGAAGTGGATGTTCTCGGTCACGGTTGTCGCGTAGGCGATCGTGAGCGTGGCCGAGGGGCTGGTGGAGTGATGCGGCACCAGGATCCGGTCGAAGCCGGACTGCTCGTGAGCGCGGGCGAAGTTGCGCACATAGTCGCGGTCGACGGCCGGGCCTTTTTGCGGATGAATTTCGGATTGCTTACTGCTTTGAATCATGCCGATGATTTCGACGCTCATGAACGCTCTCCTTGTGTGGGGCTGGGGACGCGTGCACGGCGACATGGGTCGGTTTGCGCTACACGCCCATCGATCGGTAACAGACGGTGAACGGGAGTGAGCCTACGCAAACAATTGGCGGCCGTTAAATAATCATTTCCGCAAAGATTATTCGATATGGATGGTTGGGCGAGGCCCCACCGCGCCTTACGCTATGGGCACTGCGTAAGACGGCGCGTTCTGCGCCTAACGCGTATTTGCTTATTCCAAAAGTCATGTCTTCACTTGGCCAATCGACGTTGCTGTCCGGCGCGTTGCCGTCGGCGAACCCGGCGCCGTCCGGGGCGGTGCTACCCTTGCCTCGGGCCGAGGGCCCGGCACGCCTCGCACAACTGGACGCCTTGCTGCCCCCCATCACGCGCGTGCTCGCCGAGCGCGCGGCGGCGCTCGACCGCGAGGCACGCTTCCCGTTCGAGAACTTCGCGCTATTGCATCGCCACGGGCTGATCGCAGAGATCGTGCCGCGTGCGCACGGCGGCGGCGGGGGCGGACTGGCGGTGGCGCGGCGTATCGTCGGCGCGATTGCGGCGGGCGAATCGGCGACCGCGCTCGTGTTGACGATGACCTACCTTCAGCATCGCTCGCTTGTACGTACGAGCACGCACTGGCCCGAGGCGCAGCGCCATGCCGTGTTCGACAGTGCCGTGCGCGACGGGGCGCTGATCAACGCGCTGCGTGTCGAGCCCGATCTGGGCACGCCTGCCCGGGGCGGTTTGCCGTCGACCATTGCGCGGCGCACCGAATCGGGTTGGCGGTTGTCCGGCCGCAAGCGCTATTGCACCGGCATTCCGGCGCTGCGTTGGCTCTCGGTCTGGGCGAGAACCGATGAACCGGAGCCCCGGGTCGGGGTGTTTCTGGTGCCGCGTCCCGATGGTTCGCAAGCCTCGCCCGATCGACAGGGGATTCGTGTCATTCAGAACTGGGATCACCTTGGATTGCGCGCGTCTGGGAGTCATGAAGTCGTACTCGAAGAGATCGACCTGCCGTTCGGCAATGCGGTCGACATTCGTTTGCCGCACGAGTGGGCGCCGGCGGGCATCGGTCAGCGCGATAACGACGCCCATATCGAACAACAGGCGTGGATGAGCGTCTTGCTCGGCACGCTTTACGACGCGGTGGCGCGCGCTGGTGCCGATTGGCTCGTGACATTCCTGAACACGCGTGTGCCGGGCAATCTCGGGGCGTCGCTCGCCACCGTGCCGCGTATTCAGGAGACGGTGGGGGAAATCGCCACGTTGCTGCACGTCAATCAGCGATTGCTCGACGCGGCGGCGGCGTCGGCGGACGACGGTGAGCCGGATGACGACATTGCCAGCGGTGCGCTAAAGTTCACGGTAACGGGCAATGCCATTCGGGTTCTCGAACTCGCTTTGCAGCTCTCGGGCAATCACGGGCTTTCACGCAACAATCCGCTTGAGCGTTACCACCGCGACGTGCTGTGCAGCCGCATTCACACGCCGCAAAATGACACCATTCTGGGCGCTGCCGGCCGGCGGGCGCTCGCTGCTTTCCGGGAATCCGTATGACCGCAGTTTTGGATGGCATCGCCCTTTCCAGCGATTTGCCCGAACACGATTACGAAGCGCTCGATCCGTTGCGCAACTTTGTCGCCGCGTTTTCGAGGCTGCTGGAGCGTCGTCCGCATGAGACGACATTGCTCGAAGAGGGGGCAGGGCTGCTCGCCCAGCTGGTCGCACGGGACGACTGGCTACCCGAGGCGTTTGCCACCCCGCATCCCGAGCATTATCAGCAGTACCTCCTGCATTGCGATTCGGCGCAGCGTTTTTCCATCGTGAGTTTCGTGTGGGGGCCGGGCCAGCGCACGCCGATTCACGATCACACCGTTTGGGGCCTGATCGGCATGCTGCGCGGGGCCGAGGATTCACAGCCTTACGTGCTCGATGCAAAGGGGGTGCCGGTCATCGCGGGAGAGCCGGTGCGTTTGTCGCCGGGCGACGTGGAGGTGCTCTCGCCGCGTTTGGGAGATATTCACCGTGTGACCAACGCGTATGCCGACCGCGTGTCGGTAAGCATTCACGTATATGGCGCGAACATTGGTGCAGTGCATCGCAGCGTGTTCACCGAGGTGGGCGAGCGCAAGGGTTTTGTCTCCGGCTACGCCAATGCGCAGTTGCCGAACCCGTGGGGCCGGGCGGTCCAGCGCGTCTGAGACGCGCGACCCCGTGAGCCGCGCAGCGCATGTCGCGGCGCACCACGTTGTGCGGCGCGCGTGCGGGTGCCTTCTGCCACAATGGCCGTCTGCCTGTGCATGCGGGATAGCCCGCTACGCCGACACTCGATACCGAAGCTACGTTTGACGAATTCAAGGAACCACCGTGTCCGTTCACTCGACCGATGCGCCGTCGCAGACGGCTGATCAGGCGCCAGCCGCCGCAGATTTCACCTTCCCCGAACTCAGCTTTGCCGACGTGCGTGCCGCGTTGCTCGCGCGTGAAGAAATCGCGTTGCTCGACGTACGCGAAGAAGATCCGTTCGCGCAGGCACATCCGTTATGGGCAGCGAATCTTCCGCTATCGCGAGTGGAGATCGAAGCGTGGGCGCGTATTCCGCGACGCGATACGCGCATCGTCGTGTATGGCGAGTACGACGGTCGCGATCTCGCGCCGCTTGCTGCCGGCGTGTTGCGCAAACTCGGCTACACCGACGTCAGCCTGCTTGCGGGCGGGCTCGACGGCTGGATCGCCGCTGGCGGCGAAGTGTTCCGCGACGTCAACGTGCCCAGCAAGGCGTTTGGCGAGTGGGTCGAGGGATTGCGCCATACGCCGTCGCTATCGGCACAGGAGGTGCAGGCATTGCTCGACGCAGAGGCCGACGTCGTCGTAGTCGACGCCCGACGCTTCGACGAATACCAGACCATGAACATACCGGGTTCCATCAGTGTGCCCGGTGCCGAACTCGTGCTGCGTGTTCGCGAACTGGCACCCGACCCGGCGACGCGCGTGATCGTCAACTGTGCCGGACGCACGCGGAGCATCATCGGCACGCAATCGCTCGTCAATGCCGGTCTGCCGAATCCGGTGGCGGCCCTGCGAAACGGCACGATCGGCTGGACATTGGCCGGACAGACCCTCGAGCGCGGGGCGGATCGGCGTCACCCCGCGACCGTACGCGAGGCGACGCTGGCCGTTGCGCGAGAAGGGGCGAGAGCCGTTGCCGACCGGGCGGGCGTGCGCCGTATCGCGCTGGCCGACGTGCCTTCGCTGAATGCGCCGGGGCGCACCGTATATCGCTTCGACGTACGAACGCCGGAAGAGTATGCGGCGGGACACTTGCCCGACTTTGCCAGCGCACCCGGCGGGCAGCTCGTACAGGAGACCGACCATCAGGCGCCGGTGCGCGGCGCGTGGATCGTGCTGGCGGACGACGACGGCGTGCGTGCCGACATGACCGGTTCGTGGCTGGCGCAGATGGGGTGGACCGTGTACGTGGTTGAGCCCCACCCTGCCGAGGCGCGCAGTGCGCAGGGCGGATGGCCGTTGCATACACCGTGTGCGCCCGAAGTGGCGAGCGTCTCGCCTGCGTTGCTGGCGCGATGGCTCGACGAAGCACGGCCGGGGCAGATCGCAGTGCTCGACTTCACCTCGGGAGTCAACTACGTCAAGCGCCACATTCCGGGGGCGTGGTTCGTCATTCGTGCGCGGCTGGCCGAAGCGTTGCACAAGATCGGGCCGGCACAGCGTTACGTGCTGACCTGCGGATCGAGCCTGCTCGCGCGCTTTGCGGCTGCCGATCTGCGGCGTCTGACCGATGCCGAGATCGTGGTGCTCGACGGCGGCACACAGGCGTGGATCAACGCCGGCCTGCCGCTCGCCTCGGGAGAGACGCATCTGGCCAGCGTGCGCGACGATCGGTATCGTCGTCCGTACGAGGGCACCGATAATGCGGCCGAAGCCATGCAGGCCTATCTCGACTGGGAGTTTGGGCTCGTCGATCAACTCCATCGCGATGGGACGCATCACTTTCAGGTCGTCTGACGCACGCGGGGCAGCGACAACGAGACACCGGGGCGATGCGAGTCGCGTTTGCGCTGCCGTCCTTGCGGGCAGACGTGGCATACTCCCCAACTTCTGGCGCAGTCGCCCGACTCGCGATGTGAACCTGCTCACAGGCATGCGGGGCCGGGGCGGCGGCCGACCTGCTTTCGATTCGATCATGCCATTGCAGCGCTTCATTGCCCGCCGACTGGGGGCGCTTACCGAGCCCAGCACCCGTATTCCTTACGCGTGGGTGTACCACGAGCCCGACGTCTTCATGCAGCGCACCTCGTCGCTGAGCGTTGCCAAAAAATATCTGCATCGGCGCTTGCGTCTTGCCATGAGCGGGCAGTCGAGCCGTGAAGTGCGTCATGTGGCCCCGAACGCGCGCGTGCTGTGGATCTATGGCGGCAAGGCGTCGGTGGGCGATGCCGTGATGGACATGTCCGGCCGGGCGCTTCTACGTGGGCGCGAAGGGCCTGTCGATCTCTTGATAACACCTGGGCTCAAGGCCGTGTTCGAGGGCGACGACATCTTTCGTCACGTTTACGACGATCCTGCGAGTGTGAATCCGGGCGATTACGACGTCGTCGTATTGCAGGAATTCAACTATCCGACACTGCGGCTCAAGCGTAAGTTCTTTCCGTCGTTGCCGTTCGCCTGCCTGTTCCGCTTCTTCCACGGGCCTGACCGTAACCAGACTCAGTTCAGCCTTGCGGCTGTCAACGACGTCTTCTCGCTGGGGCTTGCACCGGACGATCTGTTTGTTCGCGCGAAACCGTATCTGCGAGCCGAGTCCGAGGTGCCTGCGGCCATAGCGCAGCAGTTGCCCGGGGGGCCGTACCTTGTTCTTGCGATGGGGGGAGTCGAGCCGCGCCGCACCTATGCGCACTGGCGTGAATTCCTGCAAGCCTACGACATTGCGTATCAACCGGGGATGCCGGCGGGTATCGTGTTGCTGGGATCGGGCAACGGTGCCGAGGCGGCGAAGGCGTTGATGACGGCGACATTCGTGAATCTGACATTGACGTCATTTGTTGGCCAGTTGACGTTGCGGGATGCGAAGCGCGTGATTGCCAACGCCTCGCTTTTCGTGGGGGCCGACGGCGGCTTGATGCATGTCGCGCATACGACACCGACGCCGAGCGTGACTCTCTTCGCGAAGGCGGAGCCTCCCTATTTGCGGTTGACGCCGCAGTGCCAGTCGACGCCATTGCAGACCGACTCCGACGTGAGTGCGGTCGATCCGTCGGCGTTGGCCGAGACAGTCATAGCGGCCTTGGCGTCGACGCCGCCGCGTTTGCGCTAGGCCGACTTCGGCGGCACCTCTCATCCCGCCCTATACCCGGCAGAGATTCAATCCGAGGTGATGGGGTTGGCTTTGATTGCTGCGCGGATGAGGGTAGTGAGGGCGTTTTCGTTGACGGTATCGCCGGGATGAAAATCGATGGCGCGGCGAGTATTGCCGTCGAGGCTGGCGTTAAAGAGGTGGGAGGGATCGGGAAGCGAGGCGCCTTTGGCGAACGTGAGTTTCACGGTGGCCTTATAAGTTTCGCCGGTGCAGAGAATGCCATTACAGGACCAGACGGGGACACGCCATTTCCATTCCTCGACGATATCGGGGGAGGCGTGGGTAATGATAGAGCGGAGTTGTGCGAGGAGGGAGCCGCGCCAGTCGTTGAGTTCGGCGATGCGTTCGTCGATAAGGGCGGTGGCGTTGGGGGCGTCGGGAGTGGCCTTCTTCATACGGGAGAGTCTCCGCAAGCATGGGCAGACACGGGGTACGAGAATTGCCATTGTAGCGAGGAAAGAGGATTCCGCGAGGGGTGAGCCGAGGGGGAAAGAGACGGATCGGGGCCCCTTTCCGAATCGAGTTGGGTTTATGTCTGAGAGTCGGAAAGGGGCCTCGGTCCGTCGGGGAGGTGCTGCTGAGGTGGGCAGCAGGTCTGAGCCGGGCAGCAGGTCTGAGCCGGGCAGCAGGTCTGAGGTGGGCAGCAGGTCTGAGCCGGACAGCAGTTCTGAGGCGAGGCAGGGGGAGGCGGCGGCAGGTTGGTTAGCGGGTTAGCCGATGAGCCAACCCGCGACGAAGGGCGCCAATCCCTGCGATTCAGAATGCGGCGCTATAGATGGCGAAAGCGTCTGCCTCGGAGACTTCCCGAGGGTTATTCACGAGCAGGCGGGTTTGGAGCATGGCGTCGCTGGCCATGCGGGCGATGTCCTCCTGCTTGACGCCGACTTCGCGCAAAGTGCGAGGAATTGCGGTATCCACGATCAACTGTTCGATGTGTTGAATGAGCGCGTCGGTTTTCGCCTCATCGCTGCCGGAGATTTTAGCGGGCAGTATCACATCGGCGAGTTCGGCGTAAAGCTTGCTGGCTGCGGGGGCATTGAAGCGCATGACGTGCGAGAGCACGAGGGCGTTCGAGAGGCCGTGAGCGACATGGAAAATACCGCCGATCGGATAGGCGAGGGCGTGAACGGCGGCCACGGGCGAATTCGCGAACGCTTGTCCGGCGAACATGGCGCCGACCAGCATGGCTTCGCGGGCATTGCGGTTGTTGCCGTCGTTGCAGGCGGGCAGCAGATTGCGCGAAAGGAGTTCGAGCGCTTTCACGGCGAGCGTGTCTGAAATCGGGTTCTTCAGATGCGCCGACGTATAGGCTTCGATGGCGTGCACCATCGCGTCGATACCCGTTGCGGCCGTTGCCGCGCGCGGCAGGCCGAGCGTGAGTTCCGCGTCGAGAATCGCGAGATCCGCGTAGAGTTGCGGGGCCACGACCCCCATCTTCGTCGTCTCGCCGGTCGTCACGATCGATACCGCCGTGACTTCCGAGCCCGTGCCGGCGGTGGTCGGCATCTGCACCAGCGGCAGGCGCGAGCCCGTCACCTTCTTGATGCCGTACATCTCCTTGATCGACTGCGTGCCCGGGAGCAGCACCGCGAGCAACTTCGCCACGTCCATCGACGAGCCGCCGCCCAGGCCCAGCACAATCTCCGCATCGGCCGCGCGAGCGCGCTCGGCCGCTTCCAGCACCACATGCTCCGGCGGATCGGCGATCACGTCGTCGATCACCGACACCTGCCAGTCATGCTTTGCGAGGTCGGCCAGCGCCGGGGCCAGCAAGCCGCTCTTATGCAAAAAACCGTCGGTCACCACACACAGGCGTTTGCCCGTCGGATACTGCTCGCGCAACAGCGCGCCCAACCGGCGTGCCGCGCCGAATTCCACAATGACGGTCGGGACCGTCTGGAAACGAAAAGCGTTCATGATCGTTGTCCTCTTGAGACCTTCTCAGACTGACGCGACCATCTGGCCGCGATCGATTCGGTAGACGTTATCGAGCACCGCACCGGCGTGTTGCAGGTCAGCACCCGAGAGAATCACAGCGAGACCCGCGCCGCGCATCTGGCCGATCACCTCGGCAATGCGCTTCGAGAGTGCCGGGGCCACGCCTTCGAACGGCTCGTCGAGCATCAGCAGACGCGAGCTTGTCATCAGCGCGCGTCCGACGGCCACCAGTTTCTGCTGGCCTCCCGACAATTGCAAGGCACGTCGCGGTGCCCACTCGCGGGCTTCCGGAATGATGCCGTACACCTTGTCCAGACGCTCCTGCACGTCCTTCGCCTTCAGCGCCCAAGCCGGCACACAGAGATTTTCCTCCACCGTCATATCCGGAATCAGACGACGATCTTCCGGCGCATAACCGATCCCCAGCGACGTGCGTTCATGCGACGGTGCTTTCACCAAATCCACGCCGTCGAACGTCAGCGTGCCGCCGTTCGGTTTCACCAGTCCCATGATCGCGCGCAGCGTTGTCGTCTTGCCTGCGCCGTTGCGCCCGATCAGACCGACGATCGCGCCCTTCGGCACCGAAAAGTGCACCCCGCGCAGAATGTCCGTCGCACCGAAGCGCACATTCAGATTTCCGACTTCAAGCATGGGCCACCTCGCCTGCCATATGCCCCGTGCCCGGCACTGCGGCCACGGTCTCGCCAATGATCAACTCGCGCACTTGCGGGTCGGCCAGCACCACATCGGCCGTGCCGTCCGCCAGAATGCGGCCGTCGCAGAACGCCAGCACCCGGTCGCTGTATCGACGCACGATTTCCATATCGTGTTCCACGAAAAGCACCGTAATGCCCAGGGCGCGTGCCGCGTCCAGCACACGATTCATCACGTCGAACTTCTCTTCTGCCGCCACCCCCGACGTCGGTTCATCCAGTAGCAGCACTTCCGGCTTGCAGACCATCGCGAGCGCAATGTCCAGCAGCTTGCGCACGCCCTCGGGCAGCGTGCCCGAAAGCATGTCCGCAAATTCCAGTACGCCCAGACGCGCCAGACTCTCGTTCGCCAACTCGGCCGACAGCCCCGAAATCGCCAGTGCAATCTCGATGTTCTCCCGCGCCGTCTGCGAGCCGAAGAGCTGCGGAATCTGGAAAGACCGCGCAATGCCCAGACGCGTAATCTTGCGCGGCGCGAGCCCCGTGATGCGCTTGCCACGGAACACAATCTCGCCGCGATCCGGCTTGATATAGCCCGTGAGCATATTCACGAACGTGGTCTTGCCCGCACCGTTCGTGCCGATCAACCCAACCACACTCTGCGCGTCGATATTGACCGTAATGTCCTTCGCCGGCGTGACACTGCCAAACGTCTTGTACAGGCCCGTAGCCTCAATGATGTGTTTCGATGCCATCTCGTGCCCCTTCATGCTGCGTCGCCCGAGGCGGCAGCCGTTGCCGTGTGCGTGACCGGATGCGCAGCGGCCGGCTTGCGGCGCGCGAGCCCGAGACTCGTCAGCCCGCCCGGCAGGAACGCAATGATGGCCAGCATGATGGCGCCCATGACGATCTGCCACGTGTTCGGCGCGTAGCGATACGCCATCGCGCGAGCCACCTCCAGCAACAGCGCGCCGATAAACGGCGAGAACGCAAAGCGTGTGCCCGAGAGCACTGCGATGAAGACAAACTCACCAGAGGTTGTCCAGAACGCCATGTCCGGATCGATGTGGCCGATGTTGAATGCCTGCAACGCACCGCCCAGACCGGCAAGGGCGCCCGCGATCACATACGTCAGATGAATGTTCGCCCGTGCCGACGTGCCCAGATACTCCACACGGATCTCGTTGTCCTTGATCGCGGGGCCGAGACGGCCCGGTGTCGAACGCATATACAGCGCGACCGCCATCACACAGACAATCGCCGCGATGAAACCCACCGCGAACAGATTCGTGCCCGTGAGTTGCCACGGCTCGGCGCTGCTGCCGAGTGTCGGAGCGTTCACGTTGAAGCCATCGCTGCCCCCGAGTTCCACGTTATTGAGCAACAGGCCGTAGCAGATCATCGACAGCGCCAGCGTGAGCATTGCGAAGAAAATGTCGCGATAACGGGCCAGCAGGAACCCGAGCACCAGCGCGAGTAAGGCCGAGACGATCATCGAGACGGCCAGCAACGCGAACAGCTCGGTCAGACCGTAATAATTCATGCCGAGGCCCACGCAATACGCGCCGACCGCGAAGAACAGCGCCTGCCCGAACGAGGCCAGCCCCGTGCGCAGCAACATTGCCAGACCCAGCGCGACAATGCCCTTCGAGAGCGCCACCGACACCAGAAACTGCCACTGCGGCAGCGCCAGGCCTGCCGCACCGATGGCGGCGAAACCGATCACCGCGAGCCACGTGCCGGGCGCGCGCAGGTGAGAACAAATTGCGGAACTCATATCTTGCGAGCCTCCATCGGAGCGAAGATGCCTTTCGGGCGCACAGCCAGCACCAGCGCCATGACGATATAAATCGAGAACAGTTCGCCTTGCGGCCAGTAATGCACGGCGCTCGCACGCACCAGACCCACCAGCAGTGCGCCAAAGGCCGCGCCGGGCAGCGAGCCGAGCCCGCCGATCACCACCACCGCAAAGGTCAGCACCACGATCTCGACACCCATGCCCGGCGCTACCGACACCGTTGGCGCAGTCAGGGCGCCGCCGATGGCGGCCAGCACCGCACCGGCCATGAACGTCAGCACGAAATAGCGGCTCACGCGAATGCCCATCGCCTGACTGACTTCACGATCGTGAATCACCGCGCGCAACAAACGGCCGCTGCGGGTGAACTTCAGGAACGACGTGAGGCCGATACCCGCCACGAGCGCCACGCCCACGATCAGGAAGTTGTAGTTCGGGTACGAAAGACCGCCCAGATCGAAATTGCCGAGGAAGCTGTACGGCTCGGACACCGAGTACGGATCCACGCCCCACACCAGCTTGATCGCGTCTTCCATGATCAGGAAGAGCGCATAAGTGACCAACAGCAGCACCACGGGGTCTTGCCCGTAGAAACGCTTGAGCACCCCGCGCTCCATGATGAAACCGATGGCCCCGCCCGCGACGATGGCCGCCAGCACGAGCAACAGATAGCTCACGTAAAGATTGCCGCCCTGGGCAACCCACGGGCCGATCAACGTCACGCCAGCGTACGCGCCCAACGCGTACAGGCTGCCGTGCGCCATGTTCAAGATTTTGAGCACGCCATAAACGAGGGTCAGTCCCAGGGCAACCAGGAACAGCCACGCGGCGTACATCACCCCGTCCACCAGGACGGCGTAGATCTGCGACATCTCGCATTCTCCTTGGAACGCAAAGCGGCGCGCGGTACATGGACCGCCACGCCAGCCTTGCGGGTACGACTCAAGGTCGTGACAGCACGATTGCGCGGAGGACCGTGAGGTCCTCCTGAACGAGAAACGAAACGCCTTAGTGCTTCAGGCCGCCCTTGATCCATTCGGCCGACTTCACGCCTTCGGGCGGGGTGACTTCCGCGATCGAATACTGCTTCACGTCCGTCACGGTGACCTTGCCGTTCACGTTCTTCACAATGCCGAACGCTGTACCTTGCGCTGCCTGGTGCCCCTTGCCCAACGTCAGGCCGATCTTGCCGGCCGGGGCGTCGAAGGCGAGGTGCTCGAACGAGGCGATGACCTGCTCCGGCGTGGGCTGCTTGCCGCCGTTGGCCGCCTGCGCCTTTTCATAGGCGGCCTTGAGCGCGAGAATGCTCTGGTTCATCTTGTACGACGGGTAGCTCGGCGTATCGTTGAACTTCGCGCTGTAAGCGGTGCGCAGCCAACGGTTCAGGGCGTTGTCCGGCGCGAACATGCCGTACATGCCGCGTGCGCCGATGATTACGCCGTCCGGCAGACGCGTCTTGCCGTGGGTGGCCGTCTCACCGGCGGTGAGTACGGTGAGCGACTTCTTGAACAGATCGCGCGGACCGGCCTGCACCACGAGGCCTTCCAGATCGCCGCCCCAGAAGCTCGAATGCAGCACGTCCGGATGTGCAGCCAACAGGCTGGAAATACCGGCGTTGTACTGGCCTGCGCCCAACTGCGGCATTTGCGAGCTGACCGCCTTCGCATTCGGCTTGAGCGCCTTGAGCGTGCCTTCGAAGTCGGCCCATGCGTCCTGACCCCAGGCGTAGTTCTGATTGATGCCGGCGTACGTTTGCAGATCCGGCTTGCGCTCGGCGACATAGCGGGCCGCGCCCACGTTGTCCATGGTGGCCGTGGCGACCGGGCGGAAGACATACTTGAAGCTGGCGTCCTCGAACACGCGCGGCGTGCCGCAATCGAAGAACAGCGTGACCTTCTTCAGTTCTTCCGCGACCGGCGCGATCGCCAGGCAGTTGCCCGACGACGTGTAGCCGACCACATAGTCCACGCCCTGATTCAGCAAGTTGCGGTATTCGCTCACTTGCTTGCTCGTGCTGCCGGCTTCGTCGATGTAGACGAGTTCGATCGGTGCGCCGCCGAAGCCCTTCGTGGCATACGGGGCAGGCACCTTGCCGGCGTTGAGTTCGGCTGCCGTGACTTCGGCGGCGTTCTTGGCGGGCACGCCGAAGGGGCCGGCGGCGGCACCCGACATGAACGTCACGATACCGATCTTGATCGGCTTTCCGTCGGCTTGCGCCGTGGTGGCAACCGAGGCGATGGCGGCGCCGGCCGCAAGTGCGAGAGCGAGCGGCTTCATGCCGCGCTGGATAACGCGCTTCATACTGGTTTCCTTTGGTGGTGTTGCGACTGATGTGTCGATTTATGCGATAGCGGAGTTCTGATGCTCCGGTGCGCCGGTGCAATCGACGGGCCCGTTGCCGGGCCCGAGCGTCACACTTGCAGGCACAGGTACTTCAGTTCGAGGTATTCCTCGATGCCGTAGTGCGAGCCTTCGCGGCCCACACCCGATTGCTTGATGCCGCCGAACGGCGCGACTTCGTTCGAGATCAGGCCGGTGTTCAGGCCGACCATGCCGTATTCGAGCGCTTCGGCCGTGCGCCACGCACGCGAGATGTCGCGCGTGTACAGGTAGGCAGCGAGACCGAATTCCGTGTCGTTCGCCAGAGCAATGGCGTCTGCATCGCGAGCGAAGCGGAACAACGGGGCCACCGGGCCGAAGATTTCTTCGCGCGCCACGCGCATTT includes:
- a CDS encoding branched-chain amino acid ABC transporter permease — protein: MSSAICSHLRAPGTWLAVIGFAAIGAAGLALPQWQFLVSVALSKGIVALGLAMLLRTGLASFGQALFFAVGAYCVGLGMNYYGLTELFALLAVSMIVSALLALVLGFLLARYRDIFFAMLTLALSMICYGLLLNNVELGGSDGFNVNAPTLGSSAEPWQLTGTNLFAVGFIAAIVCVMAVALYMRSTPGRLGPAIKDNEIRVEYLGTSARANIHLTYVIAGALAGLGGALQAFNIGHIDPDMAFWTTSGEFVFIAVLSGTRFAFSPFIGALLLEVARAMAYRYAPNTWQIVMGAIMLAIIAFLPGGLTSLGLARRKPAAAHPVTHTATAAASGDAA
- a CDS encoding ABC transporter substrate-binding protein, which produces MKRVIQRGMKPLALALAAGAAIASVATTAQADGKPIKIGIVTFMSGAAAGPFGVPAKNAAEVTAAELNAGKVPAPYATKGFGGAPIELVYIDEAGSTSKQVSEYRNLLNQGVDYVVGYTSSGNCLAIAPVAEELKKVTLFFDCGTPRVFEDASFKYVFRPVATATMDNVGAARYVAERKPDLQTYAGINQNYAWGQDAWADFEGTLKALKPNAKAVSSQMPQLGAGQYNAGISSLLAAHPDVLHSSFWGGDLEGLVVQAGPRDLFKKSLTVLTAGETATHGKTRLPDGVIIGARGMYGMFAPDNALNRWLRTAYSAKFNDTPSYPSYKMNQSILALKAAYEKAQAANGGKQPTPEQVIASFEHLAFDAPAGKIGLTLGKGHQAAQGTAFGIVKNVNGKVTVTDVKQYSIAEVTPPEGVKSAEWIKGGLKH
- a CDS encoding branched-chain amino acid ABC transporter permease, with the protein product MSQIYAVLVDGVMYAAWLFLVALGLTLVYGVLKILNMAHGSLYALGAYAGVTLIGPWVAQGGNLYVSYLLLVLAAIVAGGAIGFIMERGVLKRFYGQDPVVLLLVTYALFLIMEDAIKLVWGVDPYSVSEPYSFLGNFDLGGLSYPNYNFLIVGVALVAGIGLTSFLKFTRSGRLLRAVIHDREVSQAMGIRVSRYFVLTFMAGAVLAAIGGALTAPTVSVAPGMGVEIVVLTFAVVVIGGLGSLPGAAFGALLVGLVRASAVHYWPQGELFSIYIVMALVLAVRPKGIFAPMEARKI